One Sanguibacter keddieii DSM 10542 genomic window carries:
- a CDS encoding anti-sigma factor, producing the protein MPEGPRGLIAPYVFDHVDDLERRQVDRLVATDDDARRELDEFREVVATFTVDEAPPAFLRAQVLDTITQQPLKAAPVTQTRHRPTAARRRWVSLGVAAAVAVGIAVPTSIAVQSHSQQQQLQAEAATVAQMIADPEARVLRAPVDGGGEVSALVSSDRVFVSTSDMEQAAADSDYQLWVIDADGISSAGLMRPEDGSSTALVEAGAGATVAVTIEPRGGSEQPTTDPIVAVEI; encoded by the coding sequence ATGCCCGAGGGACCCCGGGGCCTCATCGCCCCGTACGTCTTCGACCACGTCGACGACCTCGAGCGGCGCCAGGTCGACCGGCTGGTCGCGACCGACGACGACGCACGACGCGAGCTCGACGAGTTCCGCGAGGTCGTCGCGACCTTCACCGTCGACGAGGCACCGCCCGCGTTCCTGCGTGCCCAGGTGCTCGACACCATCACGCAGCAGCCCCTCAAGGCTGCTCCGGTCACCCAGACCCGTCACCGGCCGACCGCGGCCCGACGACGCTGGGTCAGCCTCGGCGTGGCGGCGGCGGTCGCCGTCGGCATCGCGGTCCCGACGAGCATCGCCGTGCAGTCGCACTCCCAGCAGCAGCAGCTGCAGGCCGAGGCAGCCACGGTCGCCCAGATGATCGCCGACCCCGAGGCCCGCGTGCTGCGGGCACCGGTCGACGGCGGTGGAGAGGTCAGCGCGCTGGTCTCCTCCGACCGCGTGTTCGTCTCCACCAGCGACATGGAGCAGGCAGCCGCCGACAGCGACTACCAGCTCTGGGTGATCGACGCCGACGGCATCAGCTCCGCAGGGCTCATGCGCCCCGAGGACGGGTCGTCGACAGCGCTCGTCGAGGCGGGCGCCGGAGCCACTGTTGCCGTGACGATCGAACCGCGAGGCGGCTCCGAGCAGCCGACCACCGACCCGATCGTCGCCGTCGAGATCTGA
- a CDS encoding fasciclin domain-containing protein yields MNVLTRKSYAVTSVAVLALFGLSACSSDDNAETTPSTSTTTDAPAMTDDPTTDAMTDDATEDATDGAMMDPASNLVGPGCAAYAEAVPDGAGSVTGMSTDPVAVAASNNPLLTTLTAAVSGQLNPDVDLVDTLNGGEFTVFAPVDDAFAKIDPATIEGLKTDADTLSSILTYHVVPGQLTPDEIVGEHETVQGGMVNVTGSGDELMVNDANVICGGVVTANATVYLIDSVLMPTM; encoded by the coding sequence ATGAACGTTCTTACCCGCAAGTCCTACGCAGTCACCAGCGTCGCAGTCCTGGCCCTGTTCGGCCTCTCGGCCTGCAGCTCCGACGACAACGCGGAGACCACCCCGTCGACCAGCACCACGACGGACGCTCCGGCCATGACGGACGACCCCACCACCGACGCGATGACCGACGACGCGACGGAGGACGCCACCGACGGCGCCATGATGGACCCCGCGTCCAACCTCGTGGGCCCCGGCTGCGCCGCCTACGCCGAGGCTGTCCCGGACGGCGCCGGCTCCGTGACGGGCATGTCGACCGACCCGGTCGCCGTGGCTGCCTCGAACAACCCGCTCCTGACCACGCTCACCGCAGCGGTCAGCGGCCAGCTGAACCCTGACGTCGACCTGGTCGACACCCTCAACGGTGGCGAGTTCACCGTCTTCGCACCGGTCGACGACGCCTTCGCGAAGATCGACCCGGCCACCATCGAGGGCCTCAAGACCGACGCGGACACCCTGTCCTCGATCCTCACGTACCACGTGGTCCCCGGCCAGCTGACCCCGGACGAGATCGTCGGTGAGCACGAGACCGTCCAGGGTGGCATGGTCAACGTCACCGGCTCCGGCGACGAGCTCATGGTCAACGACGCCAACGTCATCTGTGGTGGCGTCGTGACCGCCAACGCGACCGTCTACCTCATCGACTCGGTGCTCATGCCGACGATGTGA